From a single Streptomyces misionensis genomic region:
- a CDS encoding ABC transporter ATP-binding protein, which yields MTTDETPLPVAGRAQVRRAVARLVRADLRAFAGTLSLNVLAAAAGLAGPWLVGRIVDEVRAGRGVGAVDRLALWILLCALAQLVLARWARRAGYRFGERTLARVRESYVERVLALPSAVVERAGTGDLTARGTADVTAVGDTLRDAGPELLVNTVQGLFVLGAVFALDPLLGAFGVLGLTPIWLVLRWYLRRARDGYLAEGAAGSAVAEIIATTAEGARTVEAFGLAGRRTAASRDALDRSRRARLYTLFLRTVFFPVVETTYTVPTVGVLLLGGWLYTRGAVGVGAVVAAALYLRQLVEPLDQILMRVEQMQSGGASFARVEGLAPAPGGAADGDGARPADDRIEVRGVRYAYEHGDEVLRGVDLAVRPGERLAVVGPSGAGKTTLSRLIAGVDRPGSGTVTVGGVPVAGLSPELLRRQVVLVTQEHHVFLGTVRDNLRIAEPDATDERLWAALAAVGADGWVGELPDGLDTRLGAGGRPTDGSQAQQLALARVVLADPHTLILDEATALLDPATARHTERALAAVLRGRTVIAVAHRLHTAHDADRVAVMEGGRLTELGTHEELVAAGGAYAALWRTWHQGALRP from the coding sequence ATGACCACGGACGAGACGCCGCTGCCGGTCGCCGGGCGGGCGCAGGTGCGGCGGGCGGTGGCGCGGTTGGTGCGCGCCGATCTGCGGGCGTTCGCCGGGACGCTGTCGCTGAACGTGCTCGCCGCGGCCGCGGGGCTCGCCGGGCCGTGGCTGGTCGGCCGGATCGTCGACGAGGTGCGGGCCGGGCGCGGGGTCGGCGCGGTGGACCGGCTGGCCCTGTGGATCCTGCTGTGCGCGCTGGCCCAGCTGGTGCTGGCCCGCTGGGCGCGCCGGGCGGGCTACCGGTTCGGCGAGCGGACGCTCGCGCGGGTGCGCGAGAGTTACGTCGAGCGGGTGCTGGCGCTGCCCTCCGCCGTGGTGGAGCGGGCCGGCACCGGCGATCTGACGGCGCGCGGCACGGCGGATGTGACGGCCGTCGGCGACACCCTGCGGGACGCGGGCCCCGAGCTGCTGGTGAACACCGTGCAGGGGCTGTTCGTGCTGGGCGCGGTGTTCGCGCTCGATCCGCTGCTCGGCGCGTTCGGGGTGCTCGGGCTGACCCCGATCTGGCTGGTGCTGCGCTGGTACCTGCGGCGCGCCCGCGACGGCTATCTCGCCGAGGGCGCGGCCGGTTCCGCGGTCGCCGAGATCATCGCGACGACGGCCGAGGGCGCCCGTACCGTCGAGGCGTTCGGTCTCGCCGGGCGGCGGACCGCGGCGAGCCGGGACGCCCTCGACCGGTCCCGGCGGGCCCGGTTGTACACGCTGTTCCTGCGCACGGTGTTCTTCCCGGTGGTCGAGACGACGTACACCGTCCCGACGGTCGGCGTGCTGCTGCTGGGCGGCTGGCTGTACACGCGGGGCGCGGTCGGGGTCGGCGCGGTGGTGGCGGCGGCGCTGTATCTGCGCCAGCTGGTGGAGCCGTTGGACCAGATCCTGATGCGGGTGGAGCAGATGCAGTCCGGCGGGGCCTCGTTCGCCCGGGTGGAGGGGCTGGCCCCGGCTCCGGGCGGCGCGGCGGACGGCGACGGCGCGAGGCCCGCGGACGACCGGATCGAGGTGCGCGGCGTGCGCTACGCCTACGAGCACGGCGACGAGGTGCTGCGCGGGGTGGACCTGGCCGTGCGCCCCGGTGAACGCCTCGCCGTGGTGGGCCCCTCGGGCGCCGGGAAGACGACGCTGAGCCGGCTGATCGCGGGCGTCGACCGGCCCGGGAGCGGCACGGTGACGGTGGGCGGGGTGCCGGTCGCCGGGCTGTCCCCGGAACTGCTGCGCCGCCAGGTCGTCCTGGTCACCCAGGAGCACCATGTGTTCCTGGGCACCGTCCGGGACAACCTGCGCATCGCCGAACCGGACGCCACGGACGAGCGGTTGTGGGCGGCGCTGGCGGCCGTGGGCGCCGACGGCTGGGTCGGCGAGCTGCCCGACGGGCTCGACACCCGCCTCGGCGCGGGGGGCCGCCCGACCGACGGCTCCCAGGCGCAGCAACTGGCGCTGGCCCGCGTGGTGCTGGCCGATCCGCACACCCTGATCCTGGACGAGGCGACCGCGCTGCTCGACCCGGCGACGGCCCGGCACACCGAGCGCGCCCTCGCCGCCGTGCTGCGCGGCCGTACCGTCATCGCCGTGGCCCACCGCCTGCACACCGCGCACGACGCGGACCGGGTGGCGGTGATGGAGGGGGGCCGGCTGACCGAACTGGGCACGCACGAGG
- a CDS encoding ABC transporter transmembrane domain-containing protein, with the protein MVDAYEDPGTPDTRGGWWYLWWLVARQPGRAAAGAGLGIVWMTLLAAQPYLMQRAVDDALVPGRPGALAGWAGVMLAVGAVTAWLSVLRHRTMTRLRMDASFRTAKVVVGHVVRLGAALSDRTGAGEVVTIGVGDVKSVSDALTMVGPGVGSLVFYGVVAGLLVTVSPLLALVVLLGLPVLALVTGPLTRRLQGVEGEYRERQAVLTARIADLAGGLRVLGGLGGKGLVADAFRADSRRLLDQGYRVGAVASWVQALAVGLPTLFLAVVAWLAARMAAQGELSVGRLVAVYGYVAVLVGPVTFFVEMAYDLNRGVVAARRVVGLLRLAPDPDEGTLPAPAGPAELYDPASGLRVTPGRLTALAAARPADATAVVDRLGRYGPTEATWGGVRLDAIPLAEVRRRVLVADHEAHLFAGPLREMLATGELSGGGGAATGTGLPGGSAPHRAAAAPGTGRPVAGASPRAPGAERPRGADALRRAIYTAAAEDVVRGLPEGLDSVVSGQGRSLSGGQRQRLRLVRALLADPEVLLAVEPTSALDAHTEATVAGRLRAARDGRTTLVTSTSPLVLDRADTVVFLADGKVVASGPHRRLLAEEPGYRALVARDTGITGITGTEASTP; encoded by the coding sequence ATGGTCGACGCGTACGAGGATCCGGGGACGCCCGATACGCGCGGTGGCTGGTGGTACCTGTGGTGGCTGGTGGCGCGGCAGCCCGGGCGGGCGGCGGCCGGGGCGGGCCTCGGCATCGTGTGGATGACGCTGCTGGCCGCGCAGCCGTACCTGATGCAACGGGCCGTGGACGACGCTCTGGTGCCCGGGCGGCCGGGGGCGCTGGCCGGGTGGGCCGGGGTGATGCTCGCGGTGGGGGCGGTGACCGCCTGGCTGAGCGTCCTGCGGCACCGGACGATGACCCGGCTGCGCATGGACGCCTCTTTCCGTACGGCGAAGGTGGTCGTGGGGCACGTGGTGCGGCTGGGCGCCGCGCTGTCCGACCGGACCGGGGCCGGCGAGGTGGTGACGATCGGCGTCGGCGACGTGAAGTCCGTCTCGGACGCGCTCACCATGGTCGGGCCGGGCGTCGGCTCGCTCGTCTTCTACGGGGTGGTGGCCGGGCTGCTGGTGACGGTGTCCCCGCTGCTCGCCCTGGTGGTGCTGCTCGGTCTGCCGGTGCTCGCGCTGGTCACCGGTCCGCTCACGCGCAGGCTTCAGGGCGTGGAGGGCGAGTACCGGGAGCGGCAGGCCGTGCTCACCGCCCGGATCGCCGATCTCGCGGGCGGGCTGCGGGTGTTGGGGGGCCTCGGCGGCAAGGGGCTGGTGGCGGACGCCTTCCGCGCGGACTCGCGGCGGCTGCTCGACCAGGGCTACCGGGTGGGCGCGGTGGCCAGCTGGGTGCAGGCGCTCGCCGTGGGGCTGCCCACCCTGTTCCTCGCCGTCGTCGCCTGGCTGGCGGCCCGGATGGCGGCCCAGGGCGAGCTGAGCGTGGGCCGGCTGGTCGCGGTGTACGGCTATGTCGCGGTGCTGGTGGGGCCGGTGACGTTCTTCGTGGAGATGGCCTACGACCTCAACCGGGGCGTGGTCGCCGCGCGCCGTGTCGTGGGGCTGCTGCGGCTGGCGCCCGACCCGGACGAGGGCACGCTGCCCGCGCCCGCCGGACCGGCCGAACTGTACGACCCGGCCTCGGGGTTGCGGGTGACGCCGGGCCGGCTCACCGCCCTGGCCGCCGCCCGCCCCGCCGACGCCACCGCCGTCGTCGACCGGCTCGGCCGCTACGGCCCGACCGAGGCCACCTGGGGCGGGGTCCGGCTGGACGCGATCCCCCTGGCCGAGGTGCGTCGCCGCGTCCTGGTCGCGGACCACGAGGCCCACCTCTTCGCCGGCCCGCTGCGCGAGATGCTGGCCACGGGGGAGCTGTCCGGCGGGGGCGGGGCGGCGACCGGTACGGGCCTGCCCGGTGGGAGCGCCCCGCACCGGGCGGCGGCCGCCCCCGGCACCGGCCGTCCGGTGGCCGGCGCGTCGCCGCGGGCGCCGGGCGCCGAACGCCCGCGCGGTGCGGACGCCCTGCGCCGGGCGATCTACACGGCCGCCGCGGAGGACGTCGTGCGCGGGCTGCCCGAGGGGCTGGACTCGGTGGTCTCCGGGCAGGGCCGCAGTCTGTCCGGCGGGCAGCGCCAGCGGTTGCGGCTGGTGCGGGCGCTGCTGGCCGACCCCGAGGTGCTGCTGGCCGTCGAGCCGACCTCCGCGCTGGACGCGCACACGGAGGCGACGGTGGCCGGGCGCCTGCGCGCGGCCCGGGACGGCCGCACCACCCTGGTCACCAGCACCTCCCCGCTCGTGCTCGACCGGGCGGACACCGTGGTGTTCCTGGCCGACGGCAAGGTCGTCGCGAGCGGCCCGCACCGGCGGCTGCTGGCGGAGGAACCGGGCTACCGCGCCCTGGTGGCCCGCGACACCGGCATCACCGGCATCACCGGCACGGAGGCGAGCACCCCATGA
- a CDS encoding response regulator — MTSESLITLLIVDDHPVVRDGLRGMFESAPGFRVLGEAASGPEGVARAAELDPDVVLMDLRMPGGSGVAAIRELTRRGARAKVLVLTTYDTDSDTLPAIEAGATGYLLKDAPRDELFTAVRAAAEGRTVLSPAIASRLVRAVRAPVPGNEPLSAREREVLALVARGTANREIARELFISEATVKTHLTHLYAKLGVNDRAAAVAVAYDRGILG, encoded by the coding sequence ATGACCAGTGAATCCCTCATCACGCTGCTGATCGTCGACGACCACCCGGTGGTCCGCGACGGGCTGCGAGGCATGTTCGAGTCGGCGCCCGGCTTCCGGGTGCTCGGCGAGGCCGCGAGCGGCCCGGAGGGGGTGGCCCGGGCGGCGGAACTGGACCCCGACGTCGTCCTGATGGACCTGCGCATGCCGGGCGGCTCCGGCGTGGCCGCGATCCGCGAGCTGACCCGGCGCGGCGCCCGCGCCAAGGTGCTGGTCCTCACCACGTACGACACCGACTCCGACACCCTGCCCGCGATCGAGGCGGGCGCCACCGGCTACCTCCTCAAGGACGCCCCGCGCGACGAGCTGTTCACCGCGGTGCGCGCCGCCGCCGAGGGCCGTACGGTGCTCTCCCCCGCCATCGCCTCCCGGCTGGTGCGGGCGGTCCGCGCCCCCGTCCCCGGCAACGAGCCGCTGTCCGCCCGCGAGCGCGAGGTCCTCGCCCTGGTCGCCAGGGGCACCGCCAACCGCGAGATCGCCCGCGAGCTCTTCATCAGCGAGGCCACGGTCAAGACCCACCTGACCCATCTGTACGCCAAGCTGGGCGTCAACGACCGCGCGGCGGCGGTGGCGGTGGCGTACGACCGGGGCATCCTCGGCTAG
- a CDS encoding sensor histidine kinase, with translation MTNTARQQPRVSFNRWGPWALLGVSVVAAAMSARATGMDRTGAVVSVVLVPAAVVLQGCWAWVRRRQPGPSRTGVCLYALRWAIGFVLTWANPFFAFYAVTGYYTAGLDLPRRLVLPGLFLTAVTMSGSEIGGWPPHGLVLWLGFFLVLAVNMGMVSVFTRYAQQEQEHAVVQADTIGELERTNAALQRALDENAALHAQLLVQAREAGVADERRRLAAEIHDTIAQGLTGIIAQLQVVAGAPDLTTARTHLERAAALARHSLGEARRSVHNLAPVELAAAGLPEALRKTVAEWGERTGVRAEFTVTGTVETLHEEVSATLLRIAQEALSNAARHARASRLGLTLSFMGDEVSLDIRDDGTGFDPAAVPVRTRAGGFGLDGMRARAERIAGTLTVESEPGHGTAVSARVPLVRDDQ, from the coding sequence ATGACGAACACCGCTCGACAGCAGCCCCGGGTCTCCTTCAACAGGTGGGGGCCCTGGGCGCTGCTGGGCGTCAGTGTCGTCGCGGCGGCCATGTCCGCCCGGGCGACCGGCATGGACCGTACCGGGGCGGTCGTGTCGGTGGTGCTGGTGCCCGCGGCCGTCGTGCTCCAGGGGTGCTGGGCGTGGGTGCGGCGCCGGCAGCCGGGCCCGAGCCGGACGGGCGTGTGCCTCTACGCCCTGCGCTGGGCCATCGGCTTCGTGCTGACCTGGGCCAACCCGTTCTTCGCCTTCTACGCGGTGACCGGCTACTACACCGCGGGCCTCGACCTGCCCCGCCGCTTGGTGCTGCCCGGCCTGTTCCTGACCGCCGTCACCATGTCGGGCAGCGAGATCGGCGGCTGGCCGCCGCACGGCCTGGTCCTGTGGCTGGGCTTCTTCCTCGTCCTCGCCGTCAACATGGGCATGGTCAGCGTGTTCACGCGGTACGCCCAGCAGGAGCAGGAGCACGCCGTGGTGCAGGCCGACACCATCGGCGAGCTGGAGCGTACCAACGCGGCGTTGCAGCGGGCGCTGGACGAGAACGCCGCGCTGCACGCCCAGTTGCTGGTGCAGGCCCGGGAGGCGGGCGTCGCGGACGAGCGGCGGCGGCTCGCCGCCGAGATCCACGACACCATCGCGCAGGGCCTGACCGGCATCATCGCCCAGCTCCAGGTGGTCGCCGGCGCTCCCGACCTGACCACCGCCCGCACCCATCTGGAGCGCGCCGCCGCGCTCGCCCGGCACAGCCTGGGCGAGGCCCGGCGCTCGGTGCACAATCTGGCCCCGGTCGAGCTGGCCGCCGCCGGGCTGCCCGAGGCACTGCGCAAGACGGTCGCCGAGTGGGGCGAACGCACCGGTGTGCGGGCCGAGTTCACCGTCACCGGCACCGTCGAGACGCTGCACGAGGAGGTCTCGGCGACGCTGCTGCGGATAGCCCAGGAGGCGCTGTCCAACGCGGCCCGGCACGCCCGCGCGAGCCGTCTCGGCCTCACCCTGTCCTTCATGGGCGACGAGGTCAGCCTGGACATCCGCGACGACGGCACCGGCTTCGACCCGGCCGCCGTCCCTGTCCGCACCCGGGCCGGCGGCTTCGGCCTGGACGGCATGCGGGCGCGCGCCGAGCGGATCGCGGGCACGCTCACCGTGGAGTCCGAGCCGGGGCACGGCACGGCGGTGTCGGCTCGCGTACCGTTGGTCCGCGATGACCAGTGA
- a CDS encoding ABC transporter permease — protein MNTAVLRTEFRLFRREPGAVFWIFLFPTLLLVILGSIPSFRDADEALGGLRPVDAYVPIAVLIALIMSGVQSLPQVLTGHRERGILRRMRLTPVRPVVLLSAQMVMTGTVALASALLALVVGRLAFGVRLPAQPAGYLLALLLAAASALALGSVVSALSRTTKMASAIGTAVFFPMMFCAGVWLPVQEMPHAMARVVELTPFGAAARALGEAAAGDWPGWGHLGVLAAWTVLLTAAAARWFRWE, from the coding sequence ATGAACACCGCCGTCCTGCGCACGGAGTTCCGGCTGTTCCGCCGGGAGCCCGGCGCCGTGTTCTGGATCTTCCTGTTCCCGACGCTGCTGCTGGTGATCCTCGGCTCGATCCCCTCCTTCCGGGATGCGGACGAGGCCCTGGGCGGGCTGCGGCCGGTCGACGCCTACGTGCCCATCGCGGTGCTGATCGCCCTGATCATGTCCGGGGTGCAGTCGCTGCCCCAGGTCCTGACCGGGCACCGGGAGCGCGGGATCCTGCGCCGGATGCGGCTCACCCCGGTGCGGCCCGTCGTGCTGTTGTCCGCGCAGATGGTCATGACGGGCACGGTGGCACTGGCCTCGGCGCTGCTCGCGCTGGTCGTCGGCCGGCTCGCCTTCGGTGTACGGCTGCCCGCCCAGCCGGCCGGGTATCTGCTGGCCCTGCTCCTGGCCGCCGCGTCGGCGCTCGCCCTCGGCTCCGTCGTCTCGGCGCTGTCCCGGACCACGAAGATGGCGAGCGCGATCGGCACGGCGGTGTTCTTCCCGATGATGTTCTGCGCGGGTGTGTGGCTGCCGGTGCAGGAGATGCCGCACGCGATGGCGCGCGTGGTGGAGCTGACCCCGTTCGGGGCGGCGGCCCGCGCGCTGGGCGAGGCGGCGGCCGGGGACTGGCCCGGCTGGGGGCACCTCGGTGTGCTCGCGGCCTGGACGGTGCTGCTCACGGCGGCCGCGGCCCGCTGGTTCCGCTGGGAGTGA
- a CDS encoding ABC transporter ATP-binding protein, with the protein MPSVIEVTDLRKSYAGRAVVDGVSFAVEEGEIFGILGPNGAGKTTTVECVEGLREPDAGRVRVAGFDPVADHERVARVLGAQLQQSELQPKLTVREALELYASFYPDPADWRPLAERLGLTARLGTRFAKLSGGQRQRLFIALALIGNPRVVVLDELTTGLDPRARRDTWQLIEDVRGGGVTVLLVTHFMEEAQRLCDRIAVLDKGRVAALDTPAGLIRRSAGATVISFTPSAPLDDHDLAALPAVASIARKDGRITLSGTDETVNAVVTLLVRHRVTAHELRVTDATLDDAFLDLTKEATA; encoded by the coding sequence ATGCCATCCGTCATCGAAGTCACCGATCTGCGCAAGTCGTACGCGGGCCGCGCCGTGGTCGACGGGGTCTCGTTCGCCGTCGAGGAGGGCGAGATCTTCGGGATCCTCGGCCCGAACGGGGCGGGCAAGACCACCACCGTCGAGTGCGTGGAGGGGCTGCGGGAGCCCGACGCCGGCCGGGTCCGGGTCGCCGGGTTCGATCCCGTGGCGGACCACGAGCGGGTCGCCCGCGTGCTCGGCGCCCAGCTCCAGCAGAGCGAGCTGCAACCGAAGCTGACCGTGCGCGAGGCGCTGGAGCTGTACGCGTCGTTCTACCCGGACCCGGCCGACTGGCGGCCGCTCGCCGAACGCCTCGGGCTCACCGCCAGGCTCGGCACCCGGTTCGCCAAGCTGTCCGGCGGTCAGCGCCAGCGTCTGTTCATCGCGCTGGCGCTCATCGGGAACCCGCGGGTCGTCGTGCTGGACGAGCTGACCACCGGCCTCGACCCGCGCGCCCGCCGGGACACCTGGCAGCTGATCGAGGACGTCCGCGGGGGCGGGGTCACCGTGCTGCTCGTCACCCATTTCATGGAGGAGGCGCAGCGGCTGTGCGACCGGATCGCGGTGCTCGACAAGGGGCGGGTCGCCGCCCTTGACACCCCGGCCGGGCTCATCCGCCGCTCGGCGGGCGCCACCGTCATCAGCTTCACCCCGTCGGCCCCGCTGGACGACCACGACCTCGCCGCCCTGCCGGCCGTCGCCTCGATCGCCCGCAAGGACGGCCGGATCACCCTCTCGGGCACGGACGAGACCGTGAACGCGGTCGTCACCCTGCTCGTCCGCCACCGTGTCACCGCCCATGAGCTGCGCGTCACCGACGCCACGCTCGACGACGCGTTCCTCGACCTGACCAAGGAGGCCACGGCATGA